The genomic window GCGCGTCGCCAATGCTCTGCCCTTCGGCGAAGAGCAGGCGCGATTCAAACCCGGTGAATCCGAAATTCAACAATTTGCGCGCTTCGTCCGCGCGTTCATTGGCGGTCTTGGCGCCGGCCACGACAACGATCAGACGCAGATTGTTCTGCACCGCCGATCCCACCAGATTGTAGCCGGCCTCGCTGGTGTAACCGGTCTTCAGGCCGTCGGCGCCGATGCCCATCGTCAGCAACGGATTGCGGTTCAGCTGCCGGATCTTGTTCCAGGTGAATTCGCGCTCGCCATACCATTTGTAGAATTCCGGATAGGTGGCGATCAGATGCTGTGCGAGCTTTGCCAGCTCGCGCACGGTGACGCGCATGTCCGGATCCGGCAATCCGGCGGCATTGGTGAAGTGCGACTTTTCCAGTCCGAGCTCGCGCGCCCGGCCGTTCATCAGGCGCGCGAAGGCCGCTTCATTTCCGGCGATGCCCTCCGCCAATGCGATGCAGGCGTCATTGCCGGATTGGATGATCACGCCCTGCAGCAGATCCGATACCTTGATGCGGCTGTGGATCGCCGCGAACATGGTCGAGCCGCCGGACGGTGCACCGCCCCGCCGCCAGGCATTCTCGCTGATGACGAATTCCTCATCGAGCTTGAGATTGCCTTCCTTGATTTCGTTGAACACCACTTCGCTGGTCATCAGCTTGGCAAGACTCGCCGGCGCGACCAGCTGATCGGCGTTCTTTTCGTAGAGAACGGTGCCGCTCTCCGCCTCGATCAGGATGGCGGTCGGCACGGAGGTCTGGAAACCGCCATCGTCTTTCTTCGTGGCCGACGACGGATTGGGCGCCGCGCCCGCGGACGCGAGAATGCCCGCCGTCAGCAACAAGACGGCCACCCTGCCGAATATGCGAGTGAAACGGCGCATGCCCATCATTACTGAAAATATCAACGGAGGCCGAAAATCCCCGCGGCCCGCCGATCAACCTGGTTGAAGTACCCATCCTCAGTCGGCCTCGAGACGCGCTCCTGGGGAGCGCTCCTCAGGATGAGGACGAACGAGATTTAACTCTGACTACACTTTCAACAAGAAGGAAATACGGCCTGTCAATAAAGGCCGCGGCCGCTGATGACACCGGCCGGCGCTGCATCGCGCGGGGCGGCAAAGGCCGACACCGGAGACGTCTGCGCATCGGCCATGGCCGGGCGCCGCACACGCGACAGCGACGTCATTTCCATGTCGGCGGAGGCGGCCGCAACCGGTTCACCCAAAGTGAAAGGCCGCGGTCCGGGCACCGGAACCGCGCCACGCGGCGCCCGCGCCGGCTCGGCGAGCGAGACGATGGGCCTGCTCGAGGCCACGAGAATCGGTGCCGGCGCCGGCTCGCCCTGACGCAATGTCGCCATCAGCTTGCGGTCGTCCGAGCCTTCCAGCGAGGCGGGGCCGACATATTCCACGCGCACGCGCGCCACGCCGTTATTGTGGAAGCCGAGCAGACCGGCGGCCTTGTAGGAAAGATCGATCACCCGGTCGGAATGGAACGGGCCGCGGTCATTGACGCGCACGATCAGCGACTTGCGGTTGCGCAGATTGGTGACGCGCACATAGGACGGCATCGGCAAGGTCGGATGCGCGGCAGAAATCGCTTCCTTGTCGAAGATTTCGCCGTTGGCGGTGAGACGGCCGTGGAAATCGGTTCCGTACCAGGAGGCGAGGCCCTCGGCGGCGTAATTCGGATTCTCTTCGGGGACGTAGTTGCGGCCGGCCACCACATAAGGCTTGCCGACCCGGTAGGTCCCGCCGCCCTTGGGAACGGGTTGTCCCTCCGCGATGACGCGCGGGCTCGAGGGCACGCCATATTTCGGATCGACCTTGCGGGCGAACTTGTCGGCGGAGCCGCAACTGGCGAGCAAGAGCCCCATCGCCGCAAGGCTCAGAGGCCAATACAGCCGCAAGGCGCGGTTCTGCCTCCCCCGATTCACCGCCATAACCCCGTACCCGTCCAAAAGGCTTCAAAAATGGGCCGTTTGCGGCAATTGTCCGCCTCCGGGTCCCGTCCCAGATTCACCATAGCGTGGCTTCCATGTCACGCAAATGGGCAGGACGCGGACGTAGTTAATGTCCGGTTGCAGGGCCGCTTTAGGCTCTTGTCATGGGGACCGCAATCCCCCATTGAAGCCGCGCATGTGAAGTGGACACATGCGAAGTGGACTTGGAGAGGTGGCCGAGTGGTTTAAGGCAGCGGTCTTGAAAACCGCCGTGGGTGCAAGCCCACCGTGAGTTCGAATCTCACCCTCTCCGCCAATTGGCGGCCTAAATTATTGATTTAAGCGGAATTTATTTAGACCA from Pseudorhodoplanes sp. includes these protein-coding regions:
- a CDS encoding septal ring lytic transglycosylase RlpA family protein; amino-acid sequence: MGLLLASCGSADKFARKVDPKYGVPSSPRVIAEGQPVPKGGGTYRVGKPYVVAGRNYVPEENPNYAAEGLASWYGTDFHGRLTANGEIFDKEAISAAHPTLPMPSYVRVTNLRNRKSLIVRVNDRGPFHSDRVIDLSYKAAGLLGFHNNGVARVRVEYVGPASLEGSDDRKLMATLRQGEPAPAPILVASSRPIVSLAEPARAPRGAVPVPGPRPFTLGEPVAAASADMEMTSLSRVRRPAMADAQTSPVSAFAAPRDAAPAGVISGRGLY
- a CDS encoding D-alanyl-D-alanine carboxypeptidase family protein — its product is MRRFTRIFGRVAVLLLTAGILASAGAAPNPSSATKKDDGGFQTSVPTAILIEAESGTVLYEKNADQLVAPASLAKLMTSEVVFNEIKEGNLKLDEEFVISENAWRRGGAPSGGSTMFAAIHSRIKVSDLLQGVIIQSGNDACIALAEGIAGNEAAFARLMNGRARELGLEKSHFTNAAGLPDPDMRVTVRELAKLAQHLIATYPEFYKWYGEREFTWNKIRQLNRNPLLTMGIGADGLKTGYTSEAGYNLVGSAVQNNLRLIVVVAGAKTANERADEARKLLNFGFTGFESRLLFAEGQSIGDARLFGGESRYVPLVAAGRKAVRLMVPKNSGERILARIVYRGPVSAPVEKGKQIGVLKVWRGENVALEVPLEAAESVDEGSLTRRAFDAVGELFGGMVRAGIKKL